The window GTTCCTTCACGACCCGCACGACCTGTACGACCGATACGATGAACATAATCTTCTGGCTGTCTTGGTACACCGACGTTAAAGACATGAGTAATTGTCTCGACATCGATACCACGAGCAGCAACATCTGTTGCTACAAGAATCTTGATTTTACCGCGACGGAGATTGTCGAGACAACGATTACGAACACGTTGCTGCATACCACCATGGAGGTAATCGACAGAGAGGCCCATCTCTTTTAACTCATCTGCAATCTCTTCTGCATCAATCTGAGTTGGAACAAAGACAACAGTTTGATCAATTTTTGCATTTTCCAACCAATGAAAAAGGAGCTTCTTCTGATGTTCACGACCATCTGCCCAATGAAGGATCTGGGTAATATTCTTATTGATGGTATCTTTAGGTGAGATCTCGATACGGAGAGGATGATTCATCATTCCTTCCGCTAATCTCATCACTTTCGGTGGGAAAGTAGCAGAGAACATCAATGTTTGACGATTATTGATACAGCTTTTATGGAGTGTTTCTAAATCTTCAGAGAAGCCCATATCGAGCATACGGTCAGCTTCATCAGCAATAAAGAAGTGGACATTATCAAAGCTAATCTCTCTCTGTTTATAAAGATCGATTAAACGCCCAGGTGTTGCGACTAAAAGCGTAACATTTTGTAATTCACGAATTTGACGGCCATAAGGCATACCACCAACAACAGTTGCAACACGGAAATCACGATGAGTACCTTTTAAGAGAATAGCCTCTTGTGCTACTTGTAACGCAAGCTCACGCGTTGGACACATCACAATTGCATGGGGTGCCGGCATCTTATAGGCAGGTTGACGACCACGACGACCTTTACGAGGTGCAGGACGCTCTTCAGGTGCGCTCTTCTCTTCTAGCTCTTTCGCATCCATAATTTGATGCAAAATAGGAAGGAGGAATGCTGCTGTTTTACCACTACCTGTTTGGCTTGAGACCATAACATCTTGACCACCCATTGCAACAGGTATAACACGTGTTTGCACTTCTGTTGCACTGTCATAACCCATTTTTTGGACGGCAGCTAAGAGAATAGGATTTAAATTTAAATCAGAAAATTGAGACATAAAGATACTGATCCCTAACTAAGAGAGGGATTTCCTTTTAATATAATATTTATAGGGAATGCGCTTGAACATTCAGCCAAAAACATGCATCGACCGAATCTCAAATAAGCGTCAAGTACACTTATGTCATAGTTCTTAACTATGAACCAACAGGGCGATGAAGAGGAAATATCATACCCTCTTTCTATTTTTTTGCAATCTATTTTCACGCAAATAGCTTAAAATGGGGATAACCCCATCATTATTAATGCTTTACCATTGCTTATATTTTCTTTCCTAAAGAACCCTTTCTTAAAAAAGAGAGGATAAACCTAGATAAACCTAATATAAGAGGAATTTAAGAGCGGAATTTCATTTCTAATTCATCTCTAGTTCATCTCTATTCTTGTTATAAATCATATCATTTCCCATTACAAACTAGATAAGTCTGGGACTTAATATAAGACTTCAATATGAGATATAAATATGAGCATAAGTTAAGCAAGTGTGAATACTATAGCACTATTAATGCCCCAGCCCTAAAAACTTATTATTTATATTCTCTTAACCCACTAACCCTCTAATGACCTAATTCTTTAGCCGTCACTTTATTAGGGCTTCTTCCCCATTGAGGGGAGATTCCATCTTAATGATAACTACTATTTTTGATTAAAAGATCAATTTCATCCCAAAGCTTATTGAGCCTTTTCTCTGATACCGTCATCTTAGTTCGCATCGGTTGGGCAAAGAAGGAGACAGCCATCTCTTCAATCATCCAGCGATACTCTTCTAACATCGCAGGCAACTCTTCCCTATCAGCAAAGAATTTTTGCGCTTTAAGATAATTTTGCCAATGTTGCTCAATGACGCCATTTTGCTCATTATCTCGTGTTATGTTTTGAGAAAAACGCTCAATTCTTACAACCATCGCTTCTAAAAATCGGGGAAGTTCATCTCGCCAGATCTTGGGCGTCTGACTAATAAAGTCAGGATAAATTAGACGATCTAAAGCTGCTTTTATTCGCTTCTCTGCTAACGCTCGATTCATCGGATGAAGCTGATTGAGCGCTTCCCTTACCTCATTAACTCGCTCAAAGATGGTGACAATTAAGCGACTAAGATCGGTGGCATCAGAGACCATCTCCCGGCGCATTTTTTCGATCACCTTCTGAAATTCCGCGGCATCTCTAGGCAGAGATGAAGATTCTTCAAGTCGATCTTTAATAATCGCTCGCATAAGATCTTCTCGCAGAAGCTCCTCATTTCCCACTTGTCGGAACATTAATGCTAATTTACCAAATTGAGGCCACTGTCTGCGCAGATATTTTACCTGTTCATGAAGTGTTTTTAATATCAGTGTCACTAATGTGTTGAGATGCACCTCTTGAGCTGCATGAGGACGATCATAGAGCTGTTTTCGGAGCGTTAAAGGCTGCTCTTTGTCGATCAAGAGTGCAGGATACCCTTTAAGCTCGATGCCATTTCGGACGAAGCGCTCTTCTAATGCAATCTTCCACTGATCTACTGAGAAGTAGATCTGCTCTTTCGCCTCTTGATCGGATGCTATCGAGTTATCCTCTCTTCTTCTAGAGCGTGGCTGAGCATCCTCTTTTGCTCCCTTCTCCTCACTGTTTCGCGCTTTTTTCTCTTTTTTGCCGGCACCAAAACTTGAAGCAAGTTGCTGGAAGGCGTTTTCGGCTCTTCCTCTCAATTTTTGAGTCAATTGTTGAAGATCTCTCCCCTCTGCGATCGTCTTACCACCTGTATCAATTACTCGGATATTGATTCGAAGATGTTTATCGAGGAGATTTTCATCAAAGAGATGGGGCTCAATCTTAATGCCGGATCGTCGCGTTAAAAACGCTGCGATCTGAAAGTAGAGATTCCCCTCACCGAAGCTCAATTTTTCTAACATTTCATCGACAACATTAGGAAGTGGAACAAAGTTTTTACGCAATGCTCGCGGTAGAGATCTTAAGATCTCTGTAATCTTCTCCCGCAATAATCCCGGCACGAGCCAGTCGAGACGAGTCTTATCGAGTAGATTGAGCGCTGCTAAAGGCACCATTAAGGTCATTCCATCATCTTCGGCAGCAGGATCAAAACGATAGACTGCATTAAGGCGAAGCTGACCAAAAGAGATAGTGGTGGGAAAATCCTCTAAATTGAGTTGCTCATCATTGTCTAGAATATCGGATTCGCTGAAGATCAGTGATTGATTGTTTTTAGGATTTTTACACCACTTTTCAAGTGATGCGACAGAGTAGATATCTTGTGGTAATCGCTCGTTGTACCACTCAAATAACTTCCACTCCTCAATTAAGATATCCCGGCGCCGCGTCTTCTCTTCCATCTCAGCCACTTTTGAGATCGTCTTTCTGTTAACGCGATAAAAGGGAGCTCGCGTTTGAATCTCTCCTTCCACTAAACCTTCTCGAATTAAGAGTTCGCGAGAGATCTCTGGTTTAATGCGCCCAAAACTGACTGTACGATTTTTAATAATCGCTAAATTGAAGAGGCGGACTGTCTCATACGCCGCAGCTTGTCCTTGCTGTTTACTCCAGTGAGGTTCTGTATACTCCCGTTTGAGAAGGTGCTCTGCTAAACGCTCTAACCATTCAGGGTTGATAGCAGCATTCATGCGGGCAAAAACTTGGCTTGTCTCTACGATCTCAAGCGACATGATCCATTTAGGCGGTTTACGGTAGAGTGCAGATCCGGGGAAGATCTTAAATTTGCGACCATTAGCACCACTGTAGAGCTTCTCCTCCCCTAACTCCCCAATCTGATCGAGAGAGCCGACCAAAATTGCTCGATGAATCTGGTCCTCACTAAAAGAGGGGAAAAGATACTCTCCTTCCTTAACGCCTTTAGGCTGATTTTTTTCCTCACTTTTAGGGAATGGGTTCCATTTTAAGGATAATGATTGATAGATTCCCTTCAATTGCTGATAGAGATCGTACCATTCCCGCATACGCATAAAGTTAAGAAAGTGAGCCCGACACACTTTTCGCATCTGATTTTGGCTCTCTCTTCGAGCGCGATCTTGATACCATGCCCAAAGATTGAGTAACGTAATAAAATCGGAGCGCTCTTGTCTAAAGAGGCGATGCTTCTCATCAGCTTGCTGTTGAAACTCTAAAGGACGCTCCCGAGGATCTTGAATAGAGAGTCCTGCCACAAGCGCTAAAACTTCATGGCCTACCCCCTCTTTTTCACCTTGGATAATCATCGCTCCCAATTTGGAGTCGATCGGAATTTTGGCTAAAGTCCGCCCTAATGGGGTCAATCTTCCCTCATCATTAACCGCTTTCAGCTCTTTTAAAGTCTGAA of the Ignatzschineria indica genome contains:
- a CDS encoding DEAD/DEAH box helicase encodes the protein MSQFSDLNLNPILLAAVQKMGYDSATEVQTRVIPVAMGGQDVMVSSQTGSGKTAAFLLPILHQIMDAKELEEKSAPEERPAPRKGRRGRQPAYKMPAPHAIVMCPTRELALQVAQEAILLKGTHRDFRVATVVGGMPYGRQIRELQNVTLLVATPGRLIDLYKQREISFDNVHFFIADEADRMLDMGFSEDLETLHKSCINNRQTLMFSATFPPKVMRLAEGMMNHPLRIEISPKDTINKNITQILHWADGREHQKKLLFHWLENAKIDQTVVFVPTQIDAEEIADELKEMGLSVDYLHGGMQQRVRNRCLDNLRRGKIKILVATDVAARGIDVETITHVFNVGVPRQPEDYVHRIGRTGRAGREGTAVTFVHFKDKRLLDAVEDFIQLEIKANVIEGLEPKKEPLRGAPRGGRRRPGGGAGRRSDSRGGRREGSSRRTEGRGDRDRNRAPRGEGRRSESRNERRSTTDRNSRPSRRSSNRSTAV
- the hrpA gene encoding ATP-dependent RNA helicase HrpA, coding for MDIPKEIAQLEALLPYIRTEQAHQLRRQFFALKRERAPSKETVLKLKEQIVQSASETEARLNAFPELNYQTELPIYQAREEIIEALKSHQVLIVCGETGSGKTTQLSKFCLEMGLGARGTIGHTQPRRLAALSVAERIAEELDTPLGDFVGYKMRFNEEISDKTVLKLMTDGILLTELMHDRYLNQYEVIIIDEAHERSLNIDFLLGILKKILPRRPDLKLIITSATIDPETFSNYFGGPKKAPIIEVSGRTYPVEIRYRDLHLDEENDPIEMEEGIIAAVNELQSEKEGDILIFLPGEREILETADLLRKEFRHYDILPLFSRLSQAEQKKIFSPKGRSRIVLSTNVAETSITVPRIRYVIDTGVARVSRYNARSRIQSLLIEPISQAAANQRSGRCGRVAEGIAIRLYSEEDFNSRPLFLDPEILRTHLASVILQMGHLRLGHPEEFPFVEMPEMRQIREGFQTLKELKAVNDEGRLTPLGRTLAKIPIDSKLGAMIIQGEKEGVGHEVLALVAGLSIQDPRERPLEFQQQADEKHRLFRQERSDFITLLNLWAWYQDRARRESQNQMRKVCRAHFLNFMRMREWYDLYQQLKGIYQSLSLKWNPFPKSEEKNQPKGVKEGEYLFPSFSEDQIHRAILVGSLDQIGELGEEKLYSGANGRKFKIFPGSALYRKPPKWIMSLEIVETSQVFARMNAAINPEWLERLAEHLLKREYTEPHWSKQQGQAAAYETVRLFNLAIIKNRTVSFGRIKPEISRELLIREGLVEGEIQTRAPFYRVNRKTISKVAEMEEKTRRRDILIEEWKLFEWYNERLPQDIYSVASLEKWCKNPKNNQSLIFSESDILDNDEQLNLEDFPTTISFGQLRLNAVYRFDPAAEDDGMTLMVPLAALNLLDKTRLDWLVPGLLREKITEILRSLPRALRKNFVPLPNVVDEMLEKLSFGEGNLYFQIAAFLTRRSGIKIEPHLFDENLLDKHLRINIRVIDTGGKTIAEGRDLQQLTQKLRGRAENAFQQLASSFGAGKKEKKARNSEEKGAKEDAQPRSRRREDNSIASDQEAKEQIYFSVDQWKIALEERFVRNGIELKGYPALLIDKEQPLTLRKQLYDRPHAAQEVHLNTLVTLILKTLHEQVKYLRRQWPQFGKLALMFRQVGNEELLREDLMRAIIKDRLEESSSLPRDAAEFQKVIEKMRREMVSDATDLSRLIVTIFERVNEVREALNQLHPMNRALAEKRIKAALDRLIYPDFISQTPKIWRDELPRFLEAMVVRIERFSQNITRDNEQNGVIEQHWQNYLKAQKFFADREELPAMLEEYRWMIEEMAVSFFAQPMRTKMTVSEKRLNKLWDEIDLLIKNSSYH